Proteins from a single region of Streptomyces spectabilis:
- a CDS encoding CHAT domain-containing protein, which produces MDLAHDVIRILLTGEPGLGRDAARPEHPLVASARALATGEPRRALRHLAGVREPGATDDMAAALRVTAHALDLNWYPGGQGAVLADGDAERLAAGPPRQPAPDAALLEFCAARFLPRLLSARGIVENARTGGDHWAVAHVLRDTERQANDLPGADAALTRWVRAHVHLAAADVARRAGRDADVLAALDRCRHDAHGDPWVLARVYLLQGDAALTPCSHPDLLGLRLGPTEAAAPGTAPVDVPADPAMARAHYEAADALYARLPAPRGRARVALRLAHLARTRGDGPARVRAGERAAALADRAGAGSLAALATTHRLLDRLADGFDADRRDLDELARWCRDDGSSSYLKGLVRLLLARAAAWQRDGLTLAALRCLRAARFVTARITAPLEADLTDRAYVDLVDRLNFRQASTVLLAADTAHATAALRARDADERSWLRAADLALALDRAVEALADPDLKGIAQARLGEVAAAAERLAGSWPPARQAIDIVRESLRRAPAQLLRHRGRRALEAGFRDEAHAALRAALDRAGDDALLRTALLYELGLRQQAHALASRLFRRGGLHPDHAVSLFLRLGDPHTARHALGVLDETSWRGDPDRPWEDLARRAELAEALGDHTTAARLCGDAVTRFEQWSDQLVRDVLRTSMTDDVNVAAMYHIAARVHLCIADEARQAPAGPPAGGPHGTVDPDAERALAFELSDRCRGIAVDVLRALDDLPPGPPLDAARRWLRAGSAWAAAYEGLVDSVRGDAARTPSSARLRATVLAAEDELEAAETHVATHAPGLLRGRADDGRRIRGTRLDAVRAALPDDALLLMYETFDDDLVTWAVDRHGARHTRRTVHHRDLACAVRRFHSACAGGHHDTADAGALARLLLDPVADAVRSRRRLYVVPHRALTLVPFAVLPVGDVPLGERCVISQLPSASLITRPGCDRPPGRDAPALLVGDPAYAPGRGLARLPGTATEVRAIARLLGTEPLLGEAATAAAVTASAPGRAVLHLATHGVLHERGPHRSHVALAGHDRLTVGDVTGLDLTADLVVLSACHTGRGTATAGGDVIGLVRAAVAAGARHAVVSLWPVDDASGAVLMTYFYEALLARPGTPVADALTSAQRRLRALDADGRAGAYERLREATGGGAAAECARDGRPPTALTRHTSPLPYHWAPFIHVGG; this is translated from the coding sequence ATGGATCTGGCCCATGACGTGATCCGCATACTGCTCACCGGTGAACCCGGGCTCGGCCGGGACGCGGCACGGCCCGAGCACCCGCTCGTCGCGAGCGCGCGGGCGCTGGCCACGGGCGAGCCCCGGCGGGCCCTGCGCCACCTCGCGGGCGTGCGCGAGCCGGGCGCCACCGACGACATGGCCGCCGCGCTGCGCGTGACGGCGCACGCCCTCGACCTGAACTGGTATCCGGGCGGCCAGGGCGCGGTGCTCGCCGACGGCGACGCGGAACGGCTCGCGGCGGGGCCGCCCCGGCAACCCGCCCCCGACGCGGCCCTGCTGGAGTTCTGCGCCGCCCGCTTCCTGCCCCGGCTCCTGTCGGCCCGCGGCATCGTGGAGAACGCCCGGACCGGCGGCGACCACTGGGCCGTCGCGCACGTGCTGCGCGACACGGAGCGGCAGGCGAACGACCTGCCGGGCGCGGACGCCGCGCTGACGCGCTGGGTGCGGGCGCACGTCCACCTCGCGGCCGCCGACGTGGCCCGGCGCGCGGGACGCGACGCCGACGTCCTGGCCGCCCTCGACCGGTGCCGCCACGACGCGCACGGGGACCCCTGGGTGCTCGCCCGGGTCTACCTCCTCCAGGGCGACGCGGCCCTGACCCCGTGCTCCCACCCCGACCTCCTCGGCCTGCGCCTCGGCCCGACGGAAGCGGCCGCACCGGGCACCGCCCCCGTGGACGTCCCCGCCGACCCGGCCATGGCCCGCGCCCACTACGAGGCGGCCGACGCCCTCTACGCGCGCCTGCCCGCCCCGCGCGGCCGCGCCCGCGTCGCCCTGCGCCTGGCCCACCTGGCCCGCACACGCGGCGACGGTCCCGCCCGGGTGCGCGCGGGCGAGCGGGCCGCCGCCCTGGCCGACCGCGCGGGCGCGGGCTCCCTCGCCGCGCTCGCCACCACGCACCGGCTGCTCGACCGGCTCGCCGACGGCTTCGACGCCGACCGCCGCGACCTCGACGAACTCGCGCGCTGGTGCCGCGACGACGGCAGCTCCAGCTATCTGAAGGGCCTGGTCCGGCTCCTGCTCGCGCGGGCCGCCGCCTGGCAGCGCGACGGCCTGACCCTGGCCGCCCTGCGCTGTCTGCGGGCCGCCCGCTTCGTCACCGCCCGGATCACCGCCCCCCTGGAGGCGGACCTCACGGACCGGGCGTACGTCGACCTGGTCGACCGGCTGAACTTCCGGCAGGCCTCGACCGTGCTCCTCGCCGCCGACACCGCGCACGCCACGGCCGCGCTGCGCGCACGGGACGCCGACGAACGCAGCTGGCTGCGCGCCGCCGACCTCGCCCTGGCGCTCGACCGGGCCGTGGAGGCGCTCGCCGACCCCGACCTGAAGGGCATCGCCCAGGCACGGCTCGGCGAGGTGGCGGCCGCGGCCGAACGCCTCGCCGGATCCTGGCCGCCCGCGCGGCAGGCCATCGACATCGTGCGCGAGAGCCTGCGGCGCGCGCCCGCCCAACTGCTGCGCCACCGGGGCCGCCGCGCCCTGGAGGCAGGCTTCCGCGACGAGGCACACGCCGCACTCCGCGCCGCGCTCGATCGCGCCGGGGACGACGCACTGCTGCGCACGGCGCTCCTGTACGAACTCGGCCTGCGCCAACAGGCCCACGCCCTCGCCTCCCGCCTCTTCCGGCGCGGCGGCCTGCACCCCGACCACGCCGTCAGCCTCTTCCTGCGACTCGGCGACCCGCACACCGCGCGCCACGCCCTCGGCGTACTGGACGAGACGTCCTGGAGGGGCGACCCGGACCGCCCTTGGGAGGACCTGGCGCGCCGCGCCGAACTCGCCGAGGCCCTCGGCGACCACACCACCGCCGCCCGGCTCTGCGGGGACGCGGTGACCCGCTTCGAGCAGTGGTCGGACCAGCTCGTACGGGACGTCCTGCGCACCTCGATGACCGACGACGTGAACGTCGCGGCGATGTACCACATCGCGGCCCGCGTGCACCTCTGCATTGCCGACGAAGCCCGGCAGGCCCCGGCCGGCCCGCCCGCCGGGGGCCCGCACGGCACCGTCGACCCCGACGCCGAACGCGCCCTCGCCTTCGAACTCTCCGACCGCTGCCGGGGCATCGCCGTCGACGTGCTGCGCGCTCTCGACGACCTGCCGCCGGGGCCGCCGCTCGACGCCGCTCGCCGCTGGCTGCGCGCCGGTTCGGCCTGGGCGGCCGCCTATGAGGGGCTCGTGGACAGTGTGCGCGGCGACGCCGCGCGCACGCCGTCCTCCGCGCGCCTTCGCGCCACCGTGCTCGCCGCCGAGGACGAGCTGGAAGCCGCCGAGACCCACGTGGCCACCCACGCGCCCGGCCTGCTGCGCGGACGCGCCGACGACGGGCGGCGGATCCGCGGCACCCGTCTGGACGCGGTGCGCGCAGCGCTGCCCGACGACGCGCTGCTCCTGATGTACGAGACGTTCGACGACGACCTGGTCACCTGGGCGGTCGACCGGCACGGCGCCCGTCACACCCGCAGGACCGTGCACCACCGCGACCTCGCCTGCGCCGTACGGCGGTTCCACTCCGCGTGCGCGGGCGGCCACCACGACACCGCGGACGCGGGCGCCCTGGCGCGCCTGCTCCTCGACCCCGTCGCGGACGCCGTGCGCAGCCGTCGCCGCCTGTACGTCGTGCCGCACCGGGCGCTCACCCTCGTGCCGTTCGCCGTCCTGCCCGTCGGCGACGTACCGCTGGGAGAGCGGTGCGTGATCTCCCAGCTGCCCTCGGCGTCCCTCATCACCCGGCCCGGCTGCGACAGGCCACCGGGCCGTGACGCGCCCGCGCTGCTGGTCGGCGACCCCGCGTACGCACCCGGCCGGGGCCTCGCCCGGCTGCCCGGCACGGCCACGGAAGTGCGGGCCATCGCCCGGCTGCTCGGCACCGAACCGCTGCTCGGCGAGGCCGCGACGGCCGCCGCCGTCACCGCCTCCGCACCCGGCCGCGCCGTACTGCACCTGGCCACCCACGGCGTCCTGCACGAACGCGGCCCGCACCGCAGCCACGTCGCGCTCGCCGGACACGACCGGCTGACCGTCGGGGACGTCACCGGGCTCGACCTGACCGCCGACCTCGTCGTGCTCTCCGCCTGCCACACCGGGCGCGGCACCGCCACCGCGGGGGGAGACGTCATCGGCCTGGTCCGCGCCGCCGTCGCGGCGGGCGCCCGGCACGCGGTGGTGTCGCTGTGGCCCGTCGACGACGCCTCCGGAGCCGTCCTCATGACGTACTTCTACGAAGCGCTGCTCGCCCGCCCCGGCACCCCGGTGGCCGACGCCCTCACGAGCGCGCAGCGCCGCCTGCGCGCCCTGGACGCCGACGGGCGCGCAGGCGCGTACGAGCGGCTGCGCGAGGCCACCGGCGGCGGCGCCGCGGCCGAGTGCGCACGCGACGGGCGCCCGCCCACGGCCCTCACCCGGCACACGTCCCCGCTGCCCTACCACTGGGCTCCGTTCATCCACGTCGGCGGTTGA
- a CDS encoding caspase family protein, giving the protein MRKRALLIGCRTGALRGVDADVALMADTLTPLGFEVTRATGPRATRRGIIDAYRALIDATGAGDAAVVYYSGHGGQARDPGSAPAPGQPARIQYLCPTDIDEPGPHGAFRGLFADELSALQDDLSARTENVTTVIDSCHSARMARTARQVPKARTEGRDWATVHAAWRAAVRAAPPRSGCTAAESNPSVVRLVACEPDASAYEVQLPGFDGPRGLLTASLARLLRAPGASRLTWRTLLGLLRPAVLDVVPFQRPEVEGPADRILFETTEQRATGVLPVAADRDGARLDGAELFGIAVGDQYALVPPGGDPERPLALAVVDRAEAGTARLRLQGEAAPGPHQIPPGTEAHPRHVSLGRRPVLLRPAEHPDRAHVAARLRACAHLRIARSDEPALAALTLTSDGLRLADSDGEPLSAGATPATDAGLDSLTQDLRQLARAAHVRALASGTGPAALPDDVAFHYALLCADGTQLPLDRSGAHVFHGDEIVVSIHNRAAERRHVSVFDVGLRGAVTQLTTTEPAGVGLDPDAHYELFRLPGSHRLAGIELYWPDGLPRGAPRPETLVAVVTDRPQDLTRLAQRGIARRGPGGSALQRLVDDVLTGVRDARVPQTAEPPVRYRVTRCDVLLHHGRRTGPSDHAPHAGR; this is encoded by the coding sequence ATGCGTAAACGGGCACTGCTCATCGGCTGTCGGACCGGGGCGCTGCGCGGCGTGGACGCCGATGTCGCGCTGATGGCCGACACCCTCACCCCCCTCGGCTTCGAGGTGACCCGGGCCACCGGGCCGCGCGCGACGCGGCGGGGAATCATCGACGCCTACCGCGCGCTCATCGACGCCACCGGAGCCGGGGACGCGGCCGTCGTCTACTACTCGGGCCACGGCGGCCAGGCGCGCGACCCCGGCTCCGCACCCGCCCCCGGGCAGCCCGCCCGCATTCAGTACCTGTGCCCCACCGACATCGACGAGCCCGGCCCGCACGGCGCGTTCCGAGGCCTGTTCGCCGACGAGCTGAGCGCGCTCCAGGACGACCTGAGCGCCCGCACCGAGAACGTCACGACCGTCATCGACAGCTGCCACTCCGCCCGCATGGCCCGCACCGCCCGACAGGTGCCCAAGGCCCGCACGGAGGGCCGCGACTGGGCGACGGTCCACGCGGCCTGGCGGGCGGCGGTGCGGGCCGCTCCGCCCCGCTCGGGCTGCACCGCCGCCGAGTCGAACCCGTCCGTCGTCCGCCTAGTGGCCTGCGAACCCGACGCCAGTGCCTACGAAGTCCAGCTCCCCGGCTTCGACGGCCCGCGCGGCCTGCTCACCGCGAGCCTCGCCCGGCTCCTGCGCGCCCCCGGCGCCTCCCGGCTGACCTGGCGCACCCTCCTGGGCCTGCTGCGGCCCGCCGTCCTCGACGTCGTGCCCTTCCAGCGGCCGGAAGTCGAAGGGCCCGCCGACCGGATCCTGTTCGAGACCACGGAGCAGCGGGCCACTGGCGTGCTGCCGGTGGCGGCCGACCGGGACGGGGCCCGTCTGGACGGCGCGGAGCTGTTCGGCATCGCCGTGGGCGACCAGTACGCGCTGGTGCCCCCGGGCGGCGACCCGGAGCGGCCCCTCGCCCTCGCCGTCGTCGACCGCGCCGAGGCCGGGACCGCCCGACTGCGCCTCCAGGGCGAAGCCGCACCCGGCCCGCACCAGATCCCGCCGGGCACCGAGGCACACCCCCGCCACGTCTCCCTGGGCCGCCGCCCCGTCCTCCTGCGACCCGCCGAGCACCCCGACCGCGCCCACGTGGCCGCGCGCCTTCGCGCCTGTGCCCATCTGCGGATCGCCCGGAGCGACGAACCCGCCCTGGCGGCCCTCACCTTGACCTCCGACGGGCTGCGCCTGGCCGACTCCGACGGCGAACCGCTGAGCGCCGGCGCGACCCCGGCCACCGACGCCGGGCTCGACTCCCTCACCCAGGACCTGCGTCAGCTCGCGCGGGCCGCCCACGTCCGGGCCCTGGCCTCCGGCACGGGCCCGGCCGCGCTCCCCGACGACGTCGCCTTCCACTACGCGCTGCTGTGCGCCGACGGCACGCAACTGCCCCTGGACCGCAGCGGCGCACACGTCTTCCACGGCGACGAGATCGTCGTCAGCATCCACAACAGGGCCGCCGAACGCCGCCACGTGTCCGTGTTCGACGTCGGTCTGCGCGGCGCCGTCACCCAGCTCACCACCACCGAGCCCGCCGGCGTCGGCCTCGACCCGGACGCCCACTACGAACTGTTCCGGCTCCCCGGCAGCCACCGGCTCGCGGGCATCGAGCTGTACTGGCCCGACGGCCTGCCCCGCGGCGCGCCGCGGCCCGAGACCCTCGTCGCCGTCGTCACCGACCGGCCGCAGGACCTGACGCGGCTCGCACAGCGCGGCATCGCCCGGCGCGGGCCCGGCGGTTCGGCCCTCCAGCGGCTGGTCGACGACGTCCTGACCGGCGTGCGCGACGCCCGGGTGCCGCAGACCGCGGAGCCACCGGTGCGCTACCGCGTCACGCGTTGCGACGTCCTCCTCCACCACGGGCGCCGCACCGGCCCGTCCGACCACGCCCCGCACGCCGGGAGGTAA
- a CDS encoding vWA domain-containing protein, whose product MPYQQRIDRRRPGCFLFLVDQSGTMQQAIGGSAQVRKGQALSDTVNDVLYAVLIECTKDVREEEPRHYFDVGVIGYGGPGTVAPVVGAAGREPLVPSAHLPRYARVETREKLLPDSEGRYRQVSRRSMVWLDPVWYGSTPMCAALQYAHKVLKRWAARHRDSFPPIVLHVTDGMATDGDPRRAAARLRRLRTADGRLLLFNLHLSARGEHAVYFPSAPVGGTDPATELLYEMSSELPAGLVEEAGYADRIAPGARGFVYNADVPELVDFMRIGTATTGRVRAG is encoded by the coding sequence GTGCCCTACCAGCAGCGCATCGACCGGCGGCGGCCCGGCTGCTTCCTCTTCCTCGTCGACCAGTCCGGCACCATGCAGCAGGCCATCGGCGGCAGCGCACAGGTGCGCAAGGGCCAGGCCCTCAGCGACACCGTCAACGACGTGCTGTACGCCGTGCTCATCGAGTGCACCAAGGACGTGCGCGAGGAGGAGCCCCGGCACTACTTCGACGTCGGCGTCATCGGCTACGGCGGGCCCGGCACGGTCGCCCCCGTCGTCGGCGCCGCAGGCCGCGAGCCGCTCGTGCCGAGCGCCCATCTGCCGCGCTACGCGCGCGTGGAGACCCGCGAGAAGCTCCTCCCGGACAGTGAGGGCCGCTACCGCCAGGTCAGCCGCCGCAGCATGGTGTGGCTCGACCCCGTCTGGTACGGCTCGACACCGATGTGCGCGGCGCTCCAGTACGCGCACAAGGTGCTCAAGCGCTGGGCGGCCCGGCACCGCGACTCCTTCCCGCCCATCGTGCTGCACGTCACCGACGGCATGGCCACCGACGGCGACCCGCGCCGGGCCGCGGCCCGGCTGCGCAGGCTGCGTACCGCCGACGGGCGCCTCCTGCTGTTCAACCTGCACCTGTCGGCGCGCGGCGAGCATGCCGTGTACTTCCCCTCCGCCCCCGTCGGCGGCACGGACCCGGCCACCGAGCTGCTGTACGAGATGTCCAGCGAACTGCCCGCGGGCCTGGTGGAGGAGGCGGGCTACGCCGACCGCATCGCCCCCGGCGCCCGCGGCTTCGTGTACAACGCGGACGTGCCGGAGCTGGTCGACTTCATGCGGATCGGCACCGCCACCACCGGCCGGGTGCGCGCCGGGTGA
- a CDS encoding protein phosphatase 2C domain-containing protein, with translation MTGTGPSLALVGGEVLAVPKSAAEPSEDAAALDPARGRIAVSDGATRALASGPWAHCLVRRFVARPPEGFDGAALGDWVRAAAAEWSRCVRLSPQAPPYLWDAVERGSYATLLGFVADPAPPGADTLRWLAVAVGDTCLVTLRGAAPTLSFPLHHPEQFTSAPALLPTSPTALPDAVSAAHVIAGASRAGDDLLVMTDALARWALTRAAHSPDVWHFLRQCDASTFATKVRALWRRGELEEDDVTLVRCRVDLE, from the coding sequence GTGACCGGTACCGGGCCGTCGCTCGCGCTCGTCGGCGGCGAGGTGCTCGCCGTGCCCAAGTCGGCCGCGGAACCGAGCGAGGACGCCGCGGCGCTCGACCCGGCGCGCGGGCGCATCGCGGTCTCCGACGGCGCGACCCGCGCCCTCGCCTCCGGCCCCTGGGCGCACTGCCTCGTCCGCCGGTTCGTGGCACGGCCCCCCGAAGGCTTCGACGGCGCCGCGCTCGGCGACTGGGTCCGCGCGGCCGCCGCGGAGTGGTCGCGGTGCGTACGCCTGTCCCCGCAGGCGCCGCCGTACCTCTGGGACGCCGTCGAGCGCGGCAGTTACGCCACCCTCCTGGGATTCGTGGCCGACCCCGCGCCGCCCGGCGCGGACACCCTGCGGTGGCTGGCCGTGGCCGTCGGCGACACCTGCCTGGTGACCCTGCGCGGTGCCGCGCCGACCCTGTCGTTCCCGCTCCACCACCCCGAGCAGTTCACCTCGGCCCCGGCCCTGCTGCCGACGTCCCCCACGGCGCTGCCGGACGCGGTGAGCGCCGCACACGTCATCGCCGGAGCGAGCCGCGCGGGCGACGACCTCCTCGTGATGACGGACGCCCTCGCCCGCTGGGCCCTGACCCGGGCCGCCCACAGCCCGGACGTATGGCACTTCCTGCGACAGTGCGACGCGAGCACGTTCGCCACGAAGGTACGCGCGCTGTGGCGACGGGGCGAACTGGAGGAGGACGACGTGACGTTGGTGCGGTGCCGCGTCGACCTGGAGTGA